From the Colius striatus isolate bColStr4 chromosome 6, bColStr4.1.hap1, whole genome shotgun sequence genome, the window cagctttgcaatagctccagggatggggactcccccacctccctgggcagcctggcacaggggctgacaactctctcagggaagaagttcttACCCAGCTCCAATCGAAACCTCTCCTGAAGCAACTTGAgcctttttcctcttgtcctattactcattactagagagaagaggtTGACTTGCACCTCATTAAAACTCcctgtcaggtagttgcagagggTGCtcatgtgtcccctcagcctcctcttctccaggctgaacacccccagctccctcagctgctccccatcacacttgtgctccagccccttccccagctccgctgcccagctctggacatgctccagcccctgtgTCTAGTAGCAaagggcccagcactgaacacagcactcaaggtgcagcctcagcttcacaaaacaaaatgtaCTTGGGGAAGGCTGAGCTAAACAGTATGACGATCGTATTTCTATTTTGAGGAGCATGGCTGAAAGAGATGGCTTGCAGGGAGCTACACAGCATGTACTCTTTAACAACCCAAAACTGGTGTTTCACAGGGACACAGTGGCAGGAGGTGCAAAGTCCCTAAATGTCCCGAGTCTTGTCCTCCCTTCCTGTTGCCTGCTGACAACAAACTGGAGCACCCTGGTTGGAGTTTGGCATATagtgcccaggctgcagcaaagCCCAGTGAAGCCCAGAGGAGCAGCTCACTGTAGCCTGGCCTGGCAGGTGGGTTTTCTTTATGTCACTCAAGTCTAGCACTGGTTTAAGATGTTCACAGAGGATATGGCAGTAAGTTGCAGGCTTCAGGCCACAAAATCCTTAAGGATGGGCAGGATCCAGACGGCTCTCAAGAGCCAGTGAATGGGTATGCAAGTCCTGACTTTTCTCTGCTTTAACAGCATTTGAGATGTTATAAAAATCTgagcagtattttaaaaagaaagaaaaaaaagcctgaaggCCCTGTCAGAGGAACACAAAGTGTTCATGAAAGAATGCCAGCAAGACCTCCTGGGCCCAGGGGTTTCTATGGGGAAccctgcccctgcccatggTATGCCAGGCACCAGCACAATGGCAGCAGCCTTCCTCATCAGTCTGCCTCCCACTCAGACTGCTCATCCTCTGAGACTGCCAGTCTCTGCTACAGGACAAGGTAAACACAAGCACAGGTCTCCTGGGGGAGCCAAGCAAGGAGGGGACTTGGAGAGCTCTAAGCAGGAGAGTCCAATGATGAGGGTCAGGACCCTCTCCAGAGCTTCACTGGCCTGttgaccagcagcagcagagcagcagcaggaaagacATCAAGCTGAGCTACAAGGATCAGACAAGACCTTGCACACATGTGTGACAGAAGCTGGGGGCATCACACATTGATCAGAGCTTTCAGCCCATTGTACGAGAGCTAAGGATGGACTGGATGAAAATCGGCACCATTTGGTAACAGCAGGAAaaagcacagccccagccttaCACATACAATCTCAGTTTACCTGTTATTATTGtctgggctccagcagcaacCCCTGAGCCAAATCCTGGGATGATTTATTCCTCACCCAGTGTAATTCCATTTATTGAGTGCAGTTAGTCATTGCAAAATTTGGCCTGATTCTTTTTATTGggacatttatttcatttttccagtCATGCCCCGTGCAACGTCAACCCTACAGCCTATGAAAATAACCCTTTTCTCTGGCAGGACCAACATGGCATTTGGAAAGGAACCATATGCTGGCACTCAACTTCTACTTTATTTAGATATGTTCTGGAGGTGGTGCTGATGCTCACTTTAAGATCAGTCTCTGGGTGCCCACACAGGAATCAAGCACAAGGTAGAAGATAAACTGATGGACATAGAAGGACATGGGACATGGGCTCACTCCTCACTGATGGTCCCAGGCAGAACAGATGGGGTTGATCAACTTGGGGAAGGAAACGGAGCTTCACTGAATCcatcacaaaaccaaaaccataacaaacataaaTCAACACAGAGCAACACAATGACAAAGAGCACGAGCAGCCCTTTCAGACCCCCTTCTCCCgcccctcccctctgcccacaTTCACACCCCATCCCGGTGTCTTTacctgctccctcagcagcgCAGGAGGCGGGAATGGGGGCTGCGCTCAGTCTCTCACTGATGGCTCCCGCCGCTCGTCTCgcctcagggcaggaggactcctcaccATTGCCCTGCTCCAGTACAGGGCCCTCACATGCCGCAGTCCCTCACAGGCCGCTCTGACAGGTGTCCatcccgagggctgcagctcctctcccctcccgtgtggggctctgcagcccacgggcactccagcatggcctgtgtcATGGCCGCCTCCCACACAGTCTCCTGCTTGTCTGGCCATGATCACCCACAGCTGGGGGTGACTCTCAGCCCCACCAGTGCCCTCCATgggtgcaggggcacagctgctctctcactgcGGGTTGAGGGGGGTCTCCAGTCTAGCACTGCTCCTCCCTTCCACCTTCtgtgactgtggggtccatgtgATGCTTCCATCTTGTCCCACTCCTtccacttcctcttccactgcagatttccctcctcaaacagtgatggcagaggcaccagttTGTCCCGGGCTGGGACAGATGCAGCCCCCCATCAGAGCTGGGAGAAGCTCTGCTTacagggcagcactgcagccccctcccatTACCCagcaaaaagtggctccacacaaacccacgaCACGGGCTTAACACAGCATTTGAGCAGCAAACACCAGGGCCTGGAACACCTCTCTCCACAACAAGTATCAATAACGCTCTCAGAGGGACCACACCAGTACTTGCTGCCCACTGCAGACCTGGGCCCGCATCGGGAAGGGGTTGTTGCTCCACCATGGCCCTGCTTTAGGAGgtaggttggactggatgatctctagaggtccctgcCAACCCCCACCCTTCTgggattccatgattctgtgaacatcCTTTGACAGTGAATTGTGGGATTCTGTTACTCATTGCACAGGAAaagtatttcatagaatcatagagtggtaggttggaagggacctttagagatcatctagtccaacccccctgaagaaaCAGGTCAACCTAGCATTTGTTCAATCATTGCATTTGTTCTAAACCTACTGTCCAAAAACTTCTGTGCTGCCCTGGGTCTTGTATTGTCAGGAGTAATTAAGAAGGTCCTCACTGATCCTCCCAAATGTGAATTCACATGAATTGCTGCATGTCCCTCCtagcttccttttttctttcttcaaacaAAAAGGTCCTACTCTGCTTCTGTTCAACAGCAGTGAGTACAgataccttttatttttaatatattttaaaaaataattaatcctAAAGACAATATTCAAGATATCAGAACACTGTCAGCTTCAACAGTTGCCagataaagactttttttgtttgctcttaatttctttcttggTAATTGTCAACATTCTAACCACTTATGACTACCACCCaatgactccagcatctcttTCACCATCAGTAGTTGCTGCGTCACAGTACTTTGATTTGAATTTATAGTCAAGGATGTGTAGTTTACAGTGTTGCTGGGAACAGACTTAGCTCTTCTGATATTGTCAGGTCTTCCTTGAGTGTTTACTTTAGTCTCTGTTCAGAGAACAGGCCAAAGACTTTCTAGCAAGCTTCCTTCTTTCAATGTGTTTGCAAAAGTTCAGAGCAGAAGCTTCTAGCCTTTTATGAGCCATTcctcaaaatctttttttaagcaTGTCTTATTATGATTTCACATTTAACATCCCAGTATTTATGatcctttctgttttccccCTTTGGACATGACTGATGCTTTTTGCAGGGTTATCTTTTTACTTCTAATAATATTCTTTAACCTACTATTTAACTATGCTagctatttttattctttttgaaaAGTCTTTCTGGTAGTTACATTTATCATGGACTCCTAATACCCAGAGCCTAGATATCTGCAAGCTGTTTTCACTCTTTTGACTTCTTTTAACTTCTATCCTTGAAAATGCAGCTTTACTCTagaggctgggaggaggaagTTTCATCCTACAGAGCCATGAAATTGGAATGCTTGATGATCTCTACTGCAAAGTGCCTTCTTAGTGCATCTGTGTACTCTGTGAGCTAAACCAAGAGCTCTCCAAGGCTCATAGGTGTTGGGACTTTGTTGTTCAAGGAAGCACTGCTTATAGTACCAAAATATATCAGAATCATCCTGCCCTTTTGTAAATTTACCCAGTTGGGATGAGATTGGGTGAAATTTCTTGTTCTTGCTTTGTTGCCTACCTTTGTACACTCTCTTCCCATCAGAACAGCTCATCCATCACATCGTCCTCGTTAATATCTCCAACACAGTCATATACGGACCCTACAGAGGAATGACATCTCTGCCTGGAAACAACTCTGAGACTGGCACTCTTTACTCAGCTGTGGTGTTTACCTCAGGTTTTCCTTCACATAAAGAGCTGCTCCTCTCTCGCTTGACTTACTCAGCCATCATGTACTTTGTTGTCCTACCAGTCAGCTCCTTTCTGCTAAGCTCCTGAAGTGACTGCGTTTGGCTGAGATACAATGTCACCTTCTTCTCTCAGATTCCTGCATGAAGCTCTCCTTCCCCCTGTTCCTGACTGCCAATTGTGCTGACAAAATAAGCCTGTTTAATGCAGAAACACCACGGAATCCCCTACAGAACAGAAGGAGGAGAGCCATCAGGCTCAGATTCCCAAGCAAAGGGATGGGACACCTGAGAAGGCTGCATGCAAGCCTGGTAACATGGAAATACCATTCATCAGCTTTCTCAGCCTCAAATCCTAGGGACACTTTGATTCTCTCTGGTTCCCCAAAGTACTTGCTGAGCAGCATAAAATGTGTgttcctaaagggcaggtgaGCTTGGTCAGCCAGGGCTGCATGCAGTCGCCGAGCCTGGACCAGAGGGGCTTGGGCTCCGTGCAAGAACCTGCAGCTAATTAAGAGCCTCCTTCTTTGACACAGATCATCTCCCCATGCAGCAGTGAGTGTTATAAATCCTGACATCCGATTGGTGGGAATTTATCCTTGGAAGAAATCCAAGTTCTGCTCCATTCACCAACCTAATGCATCTCCCACAGCTGCACAGCAACAGACCTGCACCTGCAGGGATGCACCAGCCAAGGCCCAGCCATTCCCAGCTCTCCCACATGGGCactgacctactggagagcagctccaggagagggacctgggaattCTGATgggcagcaaactaaccatgagccagcaacgtgccctcacaGGCAAGAAGGATAATAGcatcctgggaggcatcaagaagagtgtgggcagcaggtagagggaggttctcctccccttctcctctgccctggtgaggcctcatctggagtcctgtgtccagttctgggctccccagctcaagagagacagggaactgctggagagaggccagcacagggccaccaagatgatcaggggactggagcacctctcctatgaggaaagactgcaagatctggggctgtttggtctggagaagatgaggctgaggggaaaaatcattaacacttacaagtacctaaaagtgaatgtcaggaggatggggtgacacttttatctctgcagtgtccagtgacaggacaaggggtaatggacataagcaggaacacaaaaagttccacttaaacacaaggaaaaacttttttactgtaagggtgagggagccctggcacaggctgcccagggagggtgtggaggctccttcttgggaggttcccaaacccacctggacatgttcctgtgcccctgatggaggggaacctgctttagcagggggttggactggatgagctctggggggcctttccaaccctcaccattctgtgactctgtgaagcTGAGCTCCAGAGAGAAGCAGCCAGCTCAGGGCCTCACAGTGCACTGAGAGGAGGATTGGGAGCAGCACTCCCTGTGAGCACGAGACCATTTTCTGTCCTCAAACAAGCAGTAAACCTGAGGAGCCCCAACCACCAGCACCCCTGCTCTGAGCTTGCTTCTTCTGTGTGGTAAAAATACATAGGAGCACTTGATCCAGGAGTAAACACACACATAGTCACATCCATAAAATTAATAACTCAACCACTGAAGCTGGTGAAAGCTGGTGAATTGGttattttgggttgtttttctggGAAAAGGAGGAGTTGGTTGATAACTCTTGCATTTATTctgggaaacaaacaaaaatgtcacATAAAAATGTCAATATGCTTCAGAAGTACAAAAAGCAGACAAGCTTCCTTGCATTTCACTGGATCCCAAGGGTGCATAAACTCAGGGGTGCTTCTAATGGAAGCTGATTACAAACAGGCTCTCTTGTTTGCCTTCTTAGGAAGACAGGCCACATTCAATTTCACTCTGAGGTTGGGTAttcttgtctttctttctttccttcctgcctctcccctcaccatttgggtctgctccagcagctccattcCCAAACAACTCTGCTTTAGCTGCCTCTCCTGAAAGTGACAGACCTGTTTCCTTTCAGGTTTCAGTGCTCCCGTGCCTTTCCACCCTTTCCTAATCCACCCAGCCAACCTATCTCCAAAGCCCAGAGTGCCTTGAAGATGCACAGCTCACCATGATACCACATCCACACCTCCTTGAAATCCCCCTGCTTGTGTTCCCAGCCCAAAAATGCCATCTGTACACAGGGGAAATGCATCCAACTTAGCTGAATAGTAAATGCTGCACAGTAAGTGTGAGCAATAACCCCTGTTTCTGATGctgctttctttctgtttgcctTTACATAAGGAACAGTGGAAAAAACATGTTGCCTCACTGAGTTTCCTCACTGAGATTCAAGTCAGCAAAGTGCAGGCTCCCTCAGACATTAGAAGCTGTTGAGAAAAGAGACTGAAACGGATCCTTTAACGATCACGGTCAGGACCTCCAAATACTTCTCAAAGGGAAAACACTGTCTTGCCAGAACCCAAGATTAAAAGTAACAAGCACATAAACATCCTTCACATGGGTTTGTACTTGCCAAGAGCTGTTTCACAAGCGAGCTGtgttctctccctccctcccttctcgCCAGTCCCCTTCCATCCTGCCCAAGAAAGGTCATTTTCTTCACAAGGaactaaaaaaatgaaataaaacatcttCCACCATAACAACTGAGTTTTAAACcaagacaaagaagaaaacttccCTTTCACCACTTCCTAATAAATAACTTCAACCTCTTCAATACAAATATTTCCAAACAAAGAATCTCTGTTTGAGACAGAGTTGTAAATTATCACAGCAGACCTTGTTCTGTTTGAAATCAGACCGAGGAGAACCTCATTTGGGGTTCGAAGAAAGGCTTCTGCAGTCTCCTGTCAGTACAGAGGAGCTGAAGGAAAGCACATAGCATGAATGTTAGAGGAGCAAATCCAGATCAATTCCAAAGCACAGACCACAGCTCTTTTGACACCAGTGTGGCCAAACCCGGCATCTGACCCAGTGTGATTTACACCAAACTCTCAAAGTCTcaaagaaacatagaatcatagaatggtagggttggaatggacccttagagatcatctagtccaacctccctgcagaagcaggttcacctagatcaggtcacataggaacatgtccaggcgggtcttgaagacctccaaggaaggagcctccacaacccctctgggcagcctgtgccagggctccgttaCCTCacagtttaaatggaactttttgtgttcccgtttcatcccattaccccttgtcctgttgctagataccacagaaaaaagtgatgtcccaacctcctgacattcaccctttagatatttgtaaatattaatgagattccccctcagtctcctctaaacagacccagttcccgcagcctttcttcataaggaagatgctccagtcccttcagcgtcttgatggccctgtgctggcctctctccagcagttccgtGTCCTTcctgagctggagagcccagaactggacacaggactccagatgaggcctcactggggcagaggagaggggcttgggctggatgagcttgagagcccttccaacccccacccttctgggattctgtggttCCATGATTAAATGTAGGCTGCAGTTTCTGGTGGGTCCCACAAGTACACTGTTGCTTTGGAGGTCACACAAGGACAGTTGTGTGGTGTTTCTTCCCCAGGGCAGTGTTCCACACTCTACCCACCACgttgctccaggatgagcccCACAGCACTGGTAAAGGTCAGGAGGAACCCCAGCCTCAACCAGCTCCTAAAGCAAACACATCCTTGCAATCCCAGCACAGAATTACAAGCACCTTCTCAGATTTGTTCCTTCCACTCTTTAAGTGACCTCAAGTGGGCCACTGGAAACCCAGAAATGAGAGAAGCCATCCAGCAGCAGAAATGGTGTACACACAGCTAAGAGAGGAGACTGTCCTCAGCCCCTTGGGGTGGACACTAAATCGCAACCAGATATCCTGCATGAATTACTGAGTCACACTTAACCAAAacttttgtggggaaaaaaggtagaaaaagcACATCCATGAGATGCACAGGGgaattttaattctttcctAATGCCAGGAGAGCAATGATGCTGCACCACTCAGatcctctctctgcttctcaggCCAAGGTACAGAGCTGAGGCATAGATCCACCGCACCAGCACAATTAGCTTTACACTAACACAGCACTTCAACACGGGCACAGCTGAAAGATGCTGATGAGCTTGAAGGGGATTGGATGCAAACCAGGAAGGGAATAAAGGAATTGTTTTCAAGTTCAAGCTTTTTACTCACCCCACCAGGCGCTGCTCTCGCCACAGAGAATGGGAGGATTTACACGTGAAGTGATACAAGAATGCAACGCAGGTGCCACTGAAGTCAAATCGTATGTGATTGCCTGAGATTTGGAGAAATAGGGCTGAAGGTCTCCCCAGAGGGCTCACTCTCCCCTCCACTCTGAGACCCAGGAGCAGTTTGCTCCCATCTGCCTCTTGTGCAGCCAAAGGATGCTTGTGCTTGCTCACTGCCATGCTGAGCATCACCCCAAGTGGCATCTGTTCAGATGCTTTTAAGCTGTGAACTGCTGAAGGGAAAAGTACAACTCACATTTCCAGCCTAGGGAGTGGGTGACAGACTCATATCCCTTTGATCTAGTCATTACCCTCCATAAAGTAAGTTTAACAGGTCTTCCTGCAATCTTTACAGGATAGATAGCCATGCTGCTAAAAAACTGGGCAAGAGGAATCTTCAAAATGAGTTGCATAGGAAGATTGTAAGGAAGGTTTATTTTTCCAGCTGCATTCAGGAGGGGCCTCTCCAGGACACAGCTCAAACACACTGGGACTTTTCACCCTTTTCCCTCAATCATAACTGGAAGCTAAACGCTCACCTATCCTTAGCACTGGCATCTCCCATGTTATTCACTGTGAGATGGAGCAGAAAAATGTTAACAAAGAACAGCTGAAGAGAAATTTATTCATTTAGCCTGACCACTGGAATATGGCTTTTCCCCAAATACTACGCTAACAATAGATTCTCAACCCCTCCTTGTCCTCTAAGTTAACATCTATGTTTGTCTCttgaaacagaaaaggcaaCGTGGGTATTTTGCCCCTTTGCTACTTgatgctctgctgctggtgtCCCTGTCCCACCAGTGATCTCAGCTGCCTAACAGAAACAATGAGCAGAGAAGAGGATGGTGCACTCACAGCATCTTGAAGCTACCACACACTTGGTGTATCACAGGGATTTGTACCAGAGCAAAATAGAGGCTCACAAGCAGCCTGAAGGCTGCAGTACCGGGAGGATGCTACACAGCCTCTGGGAATCACACAGAGCTCCTTAGCCCACCGTGGGTGTTACACAACATTCAGGCACACAGCTGTAGAGTTCCCTATAGAGTTCCCAGAGATGCTTCAAACCCACTCCCAGAATTGTAACAGCGTTAGGAAGCTGTTGAGGAAAATTAGCCCAGCTGCTGGTGAGCAATTATTTCTTACTGAGTAAGATTTGCCTGGCTGAAAGCTGTTCTGGAGCTCaagctgctttgctttgtgcACAGAGGTTTTATACGTACTGCCACTGGGTCTGATGCAAAGGGAGATGAGCTGTCTCACAGGCTCCATGCAGGGGACAGCTTTTATGCTTTGATGgtttaaatggttttttttaaacaaaggctggggcagagcccagACCAGTTTCCTTACCTGCTGAATGGCACGCAGAAGCCTCCTCTGGCTCTGGAGGTCAGCTGGCCCTCCTACTGcaagacagtattttaaaactctTCCTGTACTTAGAAAGTTGGTGAAGGTCCTGACCACAACTATGTGACCTCCCCACACACATCTCctgattttcttcagttttaggCTTGAGAGACAGGCTTCAGTTGTGCCCAGAGGTGGGAGCCACCACTGTGCTGTTCACACAGGTCATCTGCTGTACTTGGGTGCCTGGAGGGTCCAAGAACGTGGCTGACAGCCCCAACTAGGCACCCTGTATCTCCTCCTGCATCACATCCATCCATCCCCTCTGCCTCAGCCCTTACCTCCCCTGACAAGCTCACGGCAGCCTGTTTATCCCTATTTGCGATTGCACTTCAGGCCAGGACACAAGAAAAGATGTAACTCCCCAGAAAAATCTCACCAGAGAAACATTAGTTGAGGCTACAGCACACTGTCAGCTAAAACCTAACCACCGGGGAGCTTCAGCTGCCAGAGGTTTGCCTTGAAGAGAGATACTCCCATAGGATAACACTATTAGCACAGAAACATCTCAAGAGAATGGAGAAAATCCAGGGAGAAGATTCTGAGTCAAGGAACTTGCTTTTCATTCTGTGGAGAGCTTCACATGCACCACAGACAGAAAATCTTACTAAACCTTGCCTGTGCCTGCACGCACACATGGAAGCCCCTCATCGCTGCTCTCCTATACCACATCAATGTAACCTCACTCTTCAATGCCAAGCAAAGCCTGTCCACATCCACAGCTCACTCTTGTGAATAAAACTGCATCATACCCAACTACCAAACACATCTGCAGCACTAAACAACAGCCAGGTCagaagggaaaggggagaagAGCCAAAGATATACAGGTGCTTCAAGCATGAAAATTCTCGGGCACAACCGACTATGCACGTTCCTTAAACGTCAATTCAGGTTAACACAAAGGCCtccaaaaagcaaataaagttgCCTAAAATCAGTCATTAGCTTGTACTTGACAGTACAGACTGCAAAACCTCTCTGTGCAGCATCCCTGAGGAAAGCGCTACTGCTGCTGACAGCCTTTACATCCCTTTTGCCCTCCAAGGGGTAAAAGGAGCTGAAGGACAGTCAGGTCCCTTAAATAAGGACAGTTTGAGATGTACTGTGCAAATATATCAGATTTTATTACTCTTTTATGGAAATAATACCAGACATTCAGGTAGAAACATATTAAATTAATGCAGTCAACggtttaaatggaaaaataaatacaaagtcCAGCAGCTCAATGCATCTAAACCAGCTCATTTCTTCTAACGAATATAAAAGAtcattattttttgtcttttgaacGGACAGTTTCATACAATCAAATAGAAACGAAGGTACAAGCGCTTTCTTAGAAAACATCCCGCAGCCCGGTCGGTCCCGAGCCGGGCCCCGCCGCGTCCCGCAGCCCTCAGAGGGCCGAGTCCGAGTCGCTGGAGTCGAGGCTGTTGCGGAGGCGGCAGCTGCCGAGGCGCTCCCGCTGGAGGCTGAGGTTCTGGGTGCTCCGCCGCAGGCACTCCAGCGACTGCAGGAAGGACTTCTTGgccttctcctcctccatgGGAGAcaccccctcctcctccacctcctggATCTCGTCGAAAGTCACCGGCTGCGTCTTGAAGCGCGACTGCCGCGGCCGCCGCAGCTTGCCCCTGGGCGCCttggcggggcgggcgggcggggggaACTCCTCGGCCACGCAGACGAAGTGGGGCATCACCGCCTGGTAGCTGGAGCAGACGCCCAGCAGCTCGGCCGGCTTGGCCGCCATCCCTCCGCCCGCGGGACCGCCCGCcgcgggggccggggccggcggagCGGGGCTCGCCGCTTCGGCCGTGCCGGGCAGCGGGGCTCCGGCGGGCAACTGCGGCCCGGCGGGGATCACAGCGGTACCGTGCGGCGCGGAGACGCGCGGGATGGACGAAAACAGAGCGGTGCGGAGCGCGGTACGGTGCGGCGAGGGGCGGTACGGAGCGGACTGGAGCGTGGGACGGAGCGGTCCGGAGAGCAGCACGGTGCGCGGACAGGCGCGGTACGATGCGGTACGGAGAGCAGTACGGTGCGGAGAAGCGCGGTACAATGCGGTACGGAGTGGACCGGAGAGCGGTGCGGTGCGGAGAGGCGCGGTACGAAGCGGTACGGAGCGGATCGGAGAGCGGTACGGTGCGGTACGGAGCGGACCGGAGAGCGGTACGGAGCGGACCGGAGAGCGGTACGGAGCGAAGAAGCGCGGTGCGGTACGGAGCGGACCGGAGAGCGGTACGGTGCGGAGTGCCGTGTCCCCCTGCCTCGGCGCAACCGCTCCTGCTGCCGCCGGCGCCCTCCGCTGCTATATACCCGTCGCAGCCCCCGGGAGCATGCTCAGACGGCGGCCGAGCCCACTCGCAGCCGACCGAGCGCTTCCCTTCCGCTTGACGTCTCTCCAATACTGCCGCCCCCagtctcccctccccttccccagccaggCCCCCGAGAGCGAGGAGCAGAGCCCGGGAGGCTGCTCGCTCGGTCCCATCCCGGGgactctccttctcctctccccggGGCCACACGGGCGCTGAGGCAGCCTGCCCCACTTCCCTTACCCCGGCACATCCCTCGTCTGCCCCTCAGAGGTGACCGAGGCCTCGCTCCATCCCGGAGACCCACAGCGATGCTTCAGCTTCCTACATCTCAcagctttttttgtgtgttttaatcAGTACCCTGTTTTCTACGGCTGTAAAAGAACACTGACAGACCTGTCACGTCAGCTTTCCGCAGGGGTCGCTACCCTCAACTCAGCTCAACACACACGAGGTTAAAGGAAACCCCACCTCAAACACCCCAACGCTACAGTGACCCAGCGTGAACCTACAGCCGTCACAGAGCCAAGtgctgaaaaagaaaccatCAGACACAGAGGGTGACACAGAACACGAGACACTGGGAGTTCATTCCCCGTTCTACCACCTCTGATGGAGTTTAAACGCCTGCTTCAGAGGGACTTcgggtttgttttccttttaggaAGGATCCTAAAAGTTTCCATTCCCACGTGGGCTCTGTGATACCTCTTTGAGATGACGCAGTCAGATCCTCAGACAAAAACCAGCATCTGAGCATTACTGAGCCAAAAACAAAAGCTTGCAAATTAGTGAGGGCTGGGACCACGCTGTAAAGCTGCGTGTGCTGAGGAGCCTCAGCGGTGCAGAAACCCACGAGCGTAAGAAAAACGTACGATAGGAATAGAGAGGAGCTAGAAGGAAGTGGAGTAGAAAAGCATTAGGGAGGAAGAGCCTGAAATGGTTAGTCTGTCCCCTCCTCAGGTCTAATGTTAGACTATTCCCATAAAGATATTCTCCACTATAGC encodes:
- the C6H11orf96 gene encoding uncharacterized protein C11orf96 homolog; protein product: MAAKPAELLGVCSSYQAVMPHFVCVAEEFPPPARPAKAPRGKLRRPRQSRFKTQPVTFDEIQEVEEEGVSPMEEEKAKKSFLQSLECLRRSTQNLSLQRERLGSCRLRNSLDSSDSDSAL